Proteins encoded within one genomic window of Brachybacterium sp. P6-10-X1:
- a CDS encoding DNA translocase FtsK, producing the protein MATRTSSPARASKGSSRTSAAGTSRTSGSANHDPSTLPLPVRAVRSGYLAIARMVGGFIRSIGVARWEVGPEQRRDGYALFLLLIAALVAVVEWWQSAGPVFGAVHTVVAGTFGISSMVIPLLAAGWAMRMFRRPDHVRANTRIAIGIALLLTAISAIASVSARLPAPADGIDALARGGGVLGFLAAAPLQALVPPVAVVVLHAVVIAFGILVLTATPVESIPARLRGVYDVMVGTSEEEDAERVALGLRSRRPDPAVHDQATEAQPAGRPRRRSRKEKAEDAAQRDHENFGYAGDEAFEQGVAEGEGATATPKKNRTKGPKRGAPTDSTQALDAVEGENSRAKTFPGTGAAAEASAGAAGATTPMPTAAKGGRPTKPAPTQATPSSAAAEEKPELVPPPMGDLPRAGEQLELAGDVVYTLPESSYLLEGPPHKTRSEVNDQVVAALEEVFEQFNVNAKVVDFSRGPTVTRYEVELAPGTKVEKVTALDKNISYAVASSDVRILSPIPGKKAIGIEIPNTDRETVVLGDVLRSSVARRTEHPLVMGVGKDVEGGYVVANLSKMPHLLVAGATGAGKSVFVNSMITSILMRATPEEVRMVLVDPKRVELSIYEGIPHLITPIITNPKKAAEALEWVVKEMDARYDDLATFGYKHIDDFNKAVRAGEVQVPPGSERRLAPYPYLLVVVDELADLMMVAPRDVEASIQRITQLARAAGIHLILATQRPSVDVVTGIIKANVPSRLAFSTSSLQDSRVILDAVGAEKLIGQGDALFHPMGKAKPMRVQGAWVNESEIHKVVDHVKTQMKPNYREDVQVVAAKKQIDEDIGDDLDVLLQAAELVVTTQFGSTSMLQRKLRVGFAKAGRLMDLLESREIVGPSEGSKARDVMVHPDELGTALARIRGEEVAEGDQAYGADQAVELGDAPGGAPAPEATDGSDGTEDRYGSDPLADDGSEPATDYFDEDDDEDSEDAWSLTGR; encoded by the coding sequence GCGCGACGGCTACGCGCTGTTCCTGCTGCTGATCGCGGCCCTGGTGGCCGTCGTGGAGTGGTGGCAGTCCGCCGGTCCCGTCTTCGGGGCCGTGCACACCGTGGTCGCCGGCACCTTCGGCATCTCCTCCATGGTGATCCCGCTGCTCGCCGCCGGCTGGGCGATGCGCATGTTCCGTCGGCCCGACCACGTGCGGGCCAACACCCGCATCGCGATCGGCATCGCCCTGCTGCTCACCGCGATCTCGGCGATCGCCTCCGTCTCCGCTCGCCTTCCCGCACCGGCCGACGGCATCGACGCCCTGGCCCGCGGCGGCGGCGTGCTCGGCTTCCTCGCCGCCGCCCCGCTGCAGGCCCTGGTGCCCCCTGTCGCCGTGGTCGTCCTCCATGCCGTCGTGATCGCCTTCGGGATCCTCGTGCTCACCGCGACCCCGGTGGAGTCGATCCCCGCGCGCCTGCGCGGCGTCTACGACGTGATGGTCGGCACCAGCGAGGAGGAGGACGCCGAGCGCGTCGCGCTCGGTCTGCGCTCCCGTCGGCCGGACCCTGCCGTCCATGACCAGGCCACCGAGGCGCAGCCGGCCGGTCGCCCGCGCCGCCGCAGCCGCAAGGAGAAGGCCGAGGACGCGGCCCAGCGCGATCACGAGAACTTCGGCTACGCCGGCGACGAGGCCTTCGAGCAGGGCGTGGCCGAGGGGGAGGGCGCCACGGCCACGCCGAAGAAGAACCGCACGAAGGGTCCGAAGCGCGGCGCACCCACCGACTCCACCCAGGCTCTCGACGCCGTGGAGGGCGAGAACTCCCGGGCCAAGACCTTCCCCGGCACCGGGGCCGCCGCCGAGGCTTCGGCCGGCGCCGCCGGGGCGACCACCCCGATGCCCACCGCCGCGAAGGGGGGGCGACCCACCAAGCCGGCGCCCACCCAGGCGACCCCGAGCTCGGCGGCCGCCGAGGAGAAGCCCGAGCTGGTGCCGCCGCCGATGGGCGACCTCCCGCGAGCCGGGGAGCAGCTCGAACTGGCCGGTGACGTCGTCTACACGCTGCCGGAATCCTCCTACCTGCTGGAAGGGCCGCCCCACAAGACCCGCTCCGAGGTCAACGACCAGGTCGTCGCTGCGCTCGAGGAGGTCTTCGAGCAGTTCAACGTCAATGCCAAGGTGGTCGACTTCTCCCGCGGGCCGACGGTCACGCGCTACGAGGTCGAGCTCGCCCCGGGCACCAAGGTCGAGAAGGTCACGGCCCTGGACAAGAACATCTCCTACGCCGTGGCCAGCTCCGACGTGCGCATCCTCTCGCCGATCCCCGGCAAGAAGGCGATCGGCATCGAGATCCCGAACACCGACCGCGAGACCGTCGTCCTCGGCGATGTGCTGCGCAGCTCCGTCGCACGCCGCACCGAACACCCGCTGGTGATGGGTGTGGGCAAGGACGTCGAGGGCGGCTACGTGGTCGCGAACCTCTCCAAGATGCCGCACCTGCTCGTGGCTGGCGCCACCGGCGCCGGCAAGTCGGTCTTCGTGAACTCGATGATCACCTCGATCCTGATGCGCGCCACGCCCGAGGAGGTGCGCATGGTGCTGGTCGACCCCAAGCGCGTCGAGCTCAGCATCTACGAGGGCATCCCGCACCTGATCACCCCGATCATCACGAACCCCAAGAAGGCCGCCGAGGCCCTGGAGTGGGTGGTCAAGGAGATGGACGCGCGCTACGACGACCTCGCCACCTTCGGGTACAAGCACATCGACGACTTCAACAAGGCGGTGCGCGCAGGGGAGGTGCAGGTGCCCCCGGGCAGCGAGCGCCGACTGGCCCCGTACCCGTACCTGCTGGTCGTGGTCGACGAGCTCGCGGATCTCATGATGGTCGCCCCGCGCGACGTGGAGGCGTCCATCCAGCGCATCACGCAGCTGGCACGCGCCGCGGGGATCCACCTGATCCTCGCCACGCAGCGCCCGTCGGTCGACGTCGTCACCGGCATCATCAAGGCCAATGTGCCCAGCCGTCTGGCCTTCTCGACCTCCTCCCTGCAGGACTCGCGCGTCATCCTCGACGCCGTCGGCGCGGAGAAGCTGATCGGCCAGGGCGATGCCCTGTTCCATCCGATGGGCAAGGCCAAACCCATGCGCGTGCAGGGCGCGTGGGTCAATGAGTCGGAGATCCACAAGGTCGTCGACCACGTCAAGACCCAGATGAAGCCCAACTACCGCGAGGACGTGCAGGTCGTCGCGGCCAAGAAACAGATCGACGAGGACATCGGCGACGACCTCGACGTGCTCCTGCAGGCGGCCGAGCTGGTGGTCACCACACAGTTCGGCTCCACCTCGATGCTCCAGCGGAAGCTGCGCGTGGGCTTCGCGAAGGCGGGTCGCCTGATGGATCTGCTCGAATCCCGCGAGATCGTCGGGCCCTCGGAGGGGTCCAAGGCCCGGGACGTGATGGTCCATCCCGACGAGCTCGGCACTGCGCTCGCCCGCATCCGCGGCGAGGAGGTCGCCGAGGGCGACCAGGCGTACGGTGCGGACCAGGCCGTCGAGCTCGGCGACGCCCCGGGAGGCGCGCCGGCGCCCGAGGCGACCGACGGGTCCGACGGGACGGAGGACCGCTACGGCAGCGATCCGCTGGCCGACGACGGCTCCGAGCCCGCCACCGACTACTTCGACGAGGACGACGACGAGGACAGCGAGGACGCCTGGAGCCTGACCGGCCGCTGA
- the pgsA gene encoding CDP-diacylglycerol--glycerol-3-phosphate 3-phosphatidyltransferase: MTTPRTEPVPLWNIANILTMVRCAMVPLLVVLAILYPDTVPGRLVVAGVFVLAMITDFLDGHLARSRNLITDFGKIVDPIADKAMTGAALIMLSVWEYVPWWMTVLILVREIGITVMRFTILKYGALPANMAGKAKTMVQTIAITFCLIPFELWWEPARWIGLALVLLAVVLTVWSGLVNLKDGLRLRREALAGPTS; the protein is encoded by the coding sequence ATGACCACACCGCGCACGGAGCCGGTCCCGCTCTGGAACATCGCCAACATCCTGACCATGGTGCGGTGCGCGATGGTCCCGCTGCTCGTGGTGCTCGCCATCCTGTACCCGGACACGGTCCCGGGCCGGCTGGTGGTCGCCGGAGTGTTCGTCCTGGCGATGATCACCGACTTCCTGGACGGCCACCTGGCCCGCAGCCGGAACCTGATCACCGACTTCGGCAAGATCGTCGACCCCATCGCCGACAAGGCGATGACCGGGGCGGCCCTGATCATGCTGTCGGTGTGGGAGTACGTGCCGTGGTGGATGACCGTGCTGATCCTGGTGCGCGAGATCGGGATCACCGTCATGCGCTTCACGATCCTGAAGTACGGGGCGCTGCCGGCGAACATGGCCGGGAAGGCCAAGACGATGGTGCAGACGATCGCGATCACGTTCTGTCTGATCCCGTTCGAGCTGTGGTGGGAGCCGGCCCGCTGGATCGGCCTCGCCCTGGTGCTGCTCGCCGTGGTCCTGACCGTCTGGTCCGGCCTGGTGAATCTCAAGGACGGCCTGCGCCTGCGCCGTGAGGCTCTCGCCGGCCCCACGTCGTGA
- a CDS encoding CinA family protein: MSTDPAAVIARAAERGLTLATAESLTAGAVVARLVDVPGASAVVAGGAACYSCSAKTRVLGVDAELLEETGAVTAEIAAAMAEGALGLYAADLAIATTGVAGPGPDARGVPAGTVHLGLARSGRAPRTRELHLTGGRARIRAATVAAAIDELAAALDL; this comes from the coding sequence GTGAGCACGGACCCTGCTGCGGTCATCGCCCGGGCGGCGGAGCGCGGGCTCACCCTCGCCACGGCCGAGTCCCTGACCGCCGGTGCCGTCGTGGCCCGTCTGGTGGACGTCCCCGGGGCGAGCGCCGTGGTCGCCGGGGGAGCGGCCTGCTACTCCTGCTCCGCGAAGACCCGCGTGCTGGGGGTGGACGCCGAGCTCCTGGAGGAGACGGGTGCGGTGACCGCCGAGATCGCCGCCGCGATGGCGGAGGGAGCGCTCGGTCTGTACGCCGCCGACCTCGCGATCGCGACCACGGGGGTCGCCGGCCCGGGGCCCGACGCGCGCGGCGTCCCCGCCGGGACCGTCCATCTGGGGCTGGCCCGATCCGGCCGCGCCCCGCGCACGCGTGAACTCCATCTCACCGGCGGGAGGGCCCGCATCCGGGCCGCGACGGTCGCTGCGGCGATCGACGAGCTGGCGGCGGCGCTCGATCTCTGA
- a CDS encoding helix-turn-helix domain-containing protein: MVLFRQELGDVLRDARRSQGRTLRQVSSDARVSLGYLSEIERGQKEASSELLVSVTEALGLPLSFVLREVSDRIALAERVTIPDTVPEGLADDASPLVGAH, from the coding sequence ATGGTGCTGTTCCGTCAGGAGCTCGGAGACGTGCTGCGCGACGCGCGCCGCTCACAGGGTCGCACCCTGCGGCAGGTGTCCTCCGACGCCCGCGTGTCCCTGGGGTACCTCAGCGAGATCGAGCGGGGACAGAAGGAGGCCTCCAGCGAGCTGCTGGTCTCCGTGACGGAGGCTCTGGGCCTCCCGCTGTCCTTCGTCCTGCGCGAGGTGTCCGACCGCATCGCCCTCGCCGAGCGCGTCACCATCCCCGACACCGTGCCCGAGGGCCTCGCCGACGACGCGAGCCCGCTGGTCGGCGCGCACTGA
- a CDS encoding DUF3046 domain-containing protein — MRRSEFAELADHVFGPTLARTYVRDLVLVDVGGMTAEQALEHGVPVRAVWTALCEAMDVPEQRRWEIPLAQRRR; from the coding sequence GTGCGCCGCAGCGAATTCGCGGAGCTGGCCGACCACGTGTTCGGCCCGACCCTGGCTCGCACCTATGTCCGGGACCTCGTGCTCGTGGACGTCGGCGGCATGACCGCCGAGCAGGCCCTCGAGCACGGGGTCCCCGTGCGTGCGGTGTGGACCGCCCTGTGCGAGGCGATGGACGTTCCCGAGCAGCGACGCTGGGAGATCCCTCTCGCGCAGCGACGTCGCTGA
- the recA gene encoding recombinase RecA, with product MPAPKSAAPKSTAKDRGSSLDNALAQIDRQFGKGSIMRLGDDTRPPVEVIPTGSVALDAALGVGGLPRGRIVEIYGPESSGKTTLALHAVANAQRNGGIAAFIDAEHAMDPDYAKKLGVDTDALLVSQPDTGEQALEITDMLIRSGALDVVVVDSVAALVPKAEIEGEMGDSHVGLQARLMSQALRKLTGALSSSGTTAIFINQLREKIGVFFGSPETTTGGKALKFYASVRMDIRRIETLKSGTDSVGNRTRVKVVKNKMAPPFKQAEFDILYGEGISREGGLIDLGVEHGVVRKSGAWFTYEGDQLGQGKENARQFLKDNPDLAVEIEEKILRTLGVGKYAAEQETPEAAPAEDALGEDEFLDEDVPATI from the coding sequence ATGCCTGCACCGAAGTCCGCTGCCCCCAAGTCCACCGCGAAGGATCGCGGGTCCTCCCTCGACAATGCGCTCGCGCAGATCGACCGCCAGTTCGGCAAGGGATCGATCATGCGACTGGGCGATGACACCCGCCCGCCGGTCGAGGTCATCCCCACCGGCTCCGTGGCGCTGGACGCCGCGCTCGGCGTCGGCGGCCTGCCCCGTGGCCGCATCGTCGAGATCTATGGCCCCGAGTCCTCCGGCAAGACCACGCTCGCCCTGCACGCGGTCGCCAATGCCCAGCGCAACGGCGGCATCGCCGCCTTCATCGACGCCGAGCACGCCATGGACCCCGACTACGCCAAGAAGCTCGGCGTGGACACCGACGCCCTGCTGGTGTCCCAGCCGGACACCGGTGAGCAGGCCCTGGAGATCACGGACATGCTGATCCGTTCCGGGGCGCTGGACGTGGTCGTTGTCGATTCCGTCGCGGCCCTCGTCCCCAAGGCCGAGATCGAGGGCGAGATGGGAGATTCCCACGTCGGTCTCCAGGCCCGCCTGATGTCCCAGGCTCTGCGCAAGCTCACCGGTGCGCTGTCCTCCTCGGGCACCACCGCGATCTTCATCAACCAGCTGCGCGAGAAGATCGGCGTCTTCTTCGGCAGCCCCGAGACCACCACCGGCGGCAAGGCGCTGAAGTTCTACGCCTCCGTGCGCATGGACATCCGTCGCATCGAGACCCTCAAGTCCGGTACGGACTCCGTGGGCAACCGCACCCGCGTCAAGGTCGTCAAGAACAAGATGGCTCCGCCCTTCAAGCAGGCCGAGTTCGACATCCTGTACGGCGAGGGCATCTCCCGCGAGGGCGGCCTGATCGACCTCGGGGTCGAGCACGGGGTGGTCCGCAAGTCCGGTGCCTGGTTCACCTATGAGGGTGATCAGCTGGGCCAGGGCAAGGAGAACGCCCGCCAGTTCCTCAAGGACAACCCGGACCTGGCCGTCGAGATCGAGGAGAAGATCCTGCGCACCCTCGGCGTGGGCAAGTACGCCGCCGAGCAGGAGACCCCGGAGGCTGCGCCCGCGGAGGACGCGCTCGGCGAGGACGAGTTCCTCGACGAGGACGTCCCTGCCACCATCTGA
- a CDS encoding regulatory protein RecX gives MADLRPAGSDSAPAAAPGAPGHLPTAAEVRTDLGRRTQEILEAPRDPVAPGAREREKAVVHECRYLMRLLAMRRRSEGEMRTRLARREVSTDIAHEVMARIDRAGLIDDAAFARDWVAQRRALRALGDEALRRELRDRAVEPAHIESALTTGRSDEETRCRDLVRSRIGHRDRQRLRAEGDGSHRRRLSRRLDALLTRKGYPGSLAVHVIASELREAADPALR, from the coding sequence ATGGCGGATCTCCGCCCCGCCGGGAGCGACAGCGCGCCCGCAGCCGCTCCCGGCGCCCCGGGCCACCTCCCGACCGCCGCCGAGGTCCGCACCGACCTCGGCCGGCGCACCCAGGAGATCCTGGAGGCCCCCCGCGACCCGGTCGCTCCCGGAGCCCGCGAGCGCGAGAAGGCCGTCGTGCACGAGTGCCGCTACCTGATGCGCCTGCTGGCGATGCGGCGGCGGTCGGAGGGGGAGATGCGCACCCGCCTGGCCCGACGTGAGGTGTCGACCGACATCGCCCACGAGGTGATGGCGCGCATCGACCGGGCCGGACTGATCGATGACGCCGCATTCGCCCGGGACTGGGTCGCCCAGCGGCGCGCGCTGCGCGCACTCGGCGACGAGGCGCTGCGCCGAGAACTCCGCGATCGAGCGGTAGAGCCCGCGCACATCGAATCCGCTCTGACCACGGGCCGGAGCGATGAGGAGACGCGGTGCCGGGACCTGGTCCGCTCCCGGATCGGTCACCGGGACCGGCAGCGGCTGCGCGCGGAGGGCGACGGCAGCCACCGCCGCCGCCTCTCCCGGCGGCTCGATGCGCTGCTGACCCGCAAGGGCTACCCGGGCTCGCTGGCGGTCCACGTCATCGCCTCCGAACTGCGCGAGGCCGCAGATCCCGCGCTGCGCTGA
- the miaB gene encoding tRNA (N6-isopentenyl adenosine(37)-C2)-methylthiotransferase MiaB, which translates to MSLSSLPTDSAPPAEGGAASRGTYQVRTFGCQMNVHDSERLTGLLEESGYVAAPPEAEARRGEVDVVVFNTCAVRENADNKLYGTLGGLRPGKDVHPGMQIAVGGCLAQKDREAIVERAPWVDVVFGTHNIGSLPVLLDRARHNSEAQVEILESLDVFPSTLPTRRESVYAAWVSISVGCNNTCTFCIVPSLRGTEKDRRPGDVLAEVRDVVETGATEVTLLGQNVNSYGVEFGDRGAFAKLLRACGEIDSLERVRFTSPHPAMFTDDVIDAMAETPNVMPQLHMPLQSGSDDVLRRMKRSYRSKKFLGILERVRERIPDAAITTDIIVGFPGETEDDFQRTLDVVEASRFSSAFTFQYSIRPGTPAAAMDDQIPQDVVQERYERLIALQDRITYEENRKLEGSTVEVLVAEGEGERDAVTHRLSGRSRDHRLVHLSLPTELPESRRPRPGDLVTATVTRAAPHYLIADSALEPAPGASPTREQFSVRRTRSGDAWEAGVQGTDSGPACGTGHGGAATAGPVTLGIPSLRRA; encoded by the coding sequence ATGTCCCTCAGCTCCCTGCCCACCGACTCCGCACCGCCCGCGGAGGGCGGAGCCGCGTCCCGCGGCACGTACCAGGTGCGCACCTTCGGGTGCCAGATGAACGTCCACGACTCCGAACGCCTGACGGGCCTGCTCGAGGAGTCCGGCTACGTCGCCGCCCCGCCGGAGGCGGAGGCCCGCCGCGGCGAGGTCGACGTCGTCGTGTTCAACACCTGTGCAGTGCGCGAGAACGCCGACAACAAGCTCTACGGCACGCTCGGCGGTCTGCGACCGGGCAAGGACGTCCACCCCGGCATGCAGATCGCCGTCGGCGGCTGCCTCGCCCAGAAGGACCGCGAGGCCATCGTCGAGCGCGCCCCCTGGGTCGACGTCGTCTTCGGCACCCACAACATCGGCTCCCTGCCCGTGCTGCTGGATCGTGCCCGGCACAACTCCGAGGCCCAGGTGGAGATCCTGGAGTCGCTCGACGTCTTCCCCTCCACGCTGCCCACCCGCCGCGAGTCCGTCTACGCCGCCTGGGTCTCCATCAGCGTCGGCTGCAACAACACCTGCACCTTCTGCATCGTGCCCTCCCTGCGCGGCACGGAGAAGGACCGCCGTCCCGGCGACGTCCTCGCCGAGGTGCGCGACGTCGTCGAGACCGGGGCCACCGAGGTGACCCTGCTGGGCCAGAACGTGAACTCCTACGGTGTCGAGTTCGGCGACCGCGGCGCCTTCGCGAAGCTGCTGCGCGCCTGCGGCGAGATCGACTCCCTGGAGCGGGTCCGCTTCACCTCCCCGCACCCGGCGATGTTCACCGACGACGTGATCGATGCGATGGCCGAGACCCCCAACGTCATGCCCCAGTTGCACATGCCGCTGCAATCCGGGTCCGATGACGTCCTGCGCCGCATGAAGCGCTCCTATCGGTCCAAGAAGTTCCTCGGCATCCTCGAGCGGGTGCGCGAGCGCATACCGGACGCGGCCATCACCACGGACATCATCGTCGGCTTCCCCGGCGAGACCGAGGACGACTTCCAGCGCACCCTCGACGTGGTCGAGGCCTCCCGCTTCTCCAGCGCCTTCACCTTCCAGTACTCGATCCGCCCGGGCACCCCGGCGGCGGCGATGGACGATCAGATCCCCCAGGACGTCGTCCAGGAGCGCTACGAGCGGCTGATCGCCCTGCAGGACCGGATCACCTACGAGGAGAACCGCAAGCTCGAGGGCAGCACCGTCGAGGTCCTGGTCGCCGAGGGGGAGGGGGAGCGTGACGCGGTCACCCATCGCCTCTCCGGACGCTCCCGGGACCATCGCCTGGTCCACCTGTCCCTGCCGACCGAGCTGCCGGAGTCCCGGCGCCCTCGCCCCGGCGACCTGGTGACCGCGACGGTCACCCGCGCCGCCCCGCACTACCTGATCGCCGACAGCGCCCTCGAGCCGGCCCCCGGCGCCTCCCCGACGCGGGAGCAGTTCTCGGTGCGTCGCACGCGCTCGGGGGATGCCTGGGAGGCCGGCGTGCAGGGGACCGACAGCGGGCCCGCCTGCGGCACCGGCCACGGCGGCGCGGCGACGGCGGGTCCTGTCACTCTCGGGATACCGAGCCTGCGCCGGGCCTGA
- a CDS encoding YbjN domain-containing protein has translation MTAPNESSALPDSAASLAPMSLTRVEESLTRHGYAFVEDEEHPEILRARFDDYRFQFMLSGEDHAVMQTRGRWNHSVDISRKVEMVKLCNEWNMNRVWPKVYVRRESEGLLGVYGELAADFRAGALDSQVDSAIKCGLSTVIAFFHSLEERLGPELDELDG, from the coding sequence GTGACTGCACCGAACGAGTCCTCCGCGCTGCCGGACTCGGCCGCTTCTCTGGCTCCGATGTCCCTGACGAGGGTCGAGGAGAGTCTCACCCGTCACGGGTACGCCTTCGTCGAGGACGAGGAGCACCCCGAGATCCTCCGCGCCCGGTTCGACGACTACCGCTTCCAGTTCATGCTCTCCGGCGAGGACCACGCCGTGATGCAGACGCGTGGTCGCTGGAACCACTCCGTGGACATCTCCCGCAAGGTGGAGATGGTCAAGCTGTGCAACGAGTGGAACATGAACCGCGTCTGGCCCAAGGTCTACGTGCGCCGGGAGTCCGAGGGGCTGCTGGGTGTCTACGGCGAGCTCGCCGCCGACTTCCGCGCCGGTGCCCTGGATTCCCAGGTCGACAGCGCGATCAAGTGCGGGCTGAGCACGGTGATCGCCTTCTTCCACAGTCTCGAGGAGAGGCTGGGCCCGGAGCTCGACGAGCTCGACGGCTGA
- the miaA gene encoding tRNA (adenosine(37)-N6)-dimethylallyltransferase MiaA: MDDPSDPGGGPPTGSAPLIAIVGATATGKSDLAIALARHLDGEVVGADALQLYRGMDIGTAKVPPAEREGVPHHLVDVLEVTEEASVSAYQRAAREAIAAIRARGRTPILAGGSGLYVRAVLDDIEFPPTDAATRARLEARAEQEGPQVLHAQLTRTDPEAAAAIGARDTRRIVRALEVGQLTGRSFTAFLPRPQYVQQRTVQIGLRLDRADLHARIARRVHRMVDLGLLEEVRELRRRGLGRGATARRAIGYEQALAVLEGRMSCPDAIDSTIAGTRRLVRKQDTWFRRDHRVRWIDAPTDPAAGRRRTVGSALAEIEAGITADPSDQARGPRLEP, encoded by the coding sequence ATGGACGACCCCTCGGACCCCGGTGGCGGACCACCAACCGGCTCCGCGCCGCTGATCGCGATCGTCGGCGCCACCGCCACCGGGAAGTCCGACCTCGCCATCGCCCTGGCCCGACACCTGGACGGCGAGGTCGTGGGCGCCGACGCCCTCCAGCTCTACCGCGGCATGGACATCGGCACCGCCAAGGTCCCCCCGGCCGAGCGCGAAGGCGTCCCCCATCACCTCGTCGACGTGCTCGAGGTGACCGAGGAGGCGAGCGTCTCCGCCTATCAGCGTGCCGCACGGGAGGCGATCGCGGCGATCCGTGCCCGGGGCCGCACCCCGATCCTGGCCGGCGGCTCCGGGCTGTACGTGCGAGCCGTGCTCGATGACATCGAGTTCCCGCCCACCGACGCCGCCACACGCGCCCGTCTGGAGGCCCGCGCCGAGCAGGAGGGGCCCCAGGTGCTGCATGCGCAGCTGACCCGCACCGACCCCGAGGCCGCCGCCGCGATCGGAGCCCGGGACACCCGGCGCATCGTGCGCGCTCTCGAGGTGGGGCAGCTGACCGGGCGCTCCTTCACCGCTTTCCTGCCCCGTCCGCAGTACGTCCAGCAGCGGACCGTCCAGATCGGCCTCCGCCTCGACCGCGCCGATCTGCACGCCCGCATCGCCCGCCGCGTGCACCGCATGGTGGACCTCGGCCTGCTCGAGGAGGTCCGCGAGCTGCGCCGCCGCGGGCTCGGCCGGGGTGCGACCGCCCGTCGGGCGATCGGCTACGAGCAGGCACTGGCGGTGCTCGAGGGCCGCATGAGCTGCCCCGACGCCATCGATTCCACCATCGCCGGCACCCGCCGCCTGGTGCGCAAGCAGGACACCTGGTTCCGCCGCGATCACCGCGTGCGCTGGATCGACGCCCCGACGGACCCGGCGGCCGGACGGCGTCGCACGGTCGGCAGCGCCCTGGCCGAGATCGAGGCGGGCATCACGGCGGATCCCTCCGACCAGGCTCGGGGCCCTAGGCTCGAGCCATGA
- the dapF gene encoding diaminopimelate epimerase, with the protein MTESVRFTKGHGTENDFVLLDDPEGRLDLGPEQVVALADRRAGIGGDGVIRAVRTRRAGIDAPSDAPEWFMDYRNADGSLAEMCGNGVRVLAAHLRRAGHVREDGFAIWTRAGVRTVEILEHPARQGASWSVRVGMGASDLVPAARTVEIDGHRLEATDVDMGNPHAVAFLPADLDLTDLDLMRRPPTLDPAPAGGANIELVAARGDRHVAMRVLERGVGETRSCGTGVAAVAVAAAHRAGDETGEPWTVDVPGGRLQVGWSAAGDVTLTGPAVLVADGVMRG; encoded by the coding sequence ATGACCGAGAGCGTGCGTTTCACCAAGGGGCACGGCACCGAGAACGACTTCGTGCTGCTCGACGACCCCGAGGGCCGGCTGGACCTGGGTCCTGAGCAGGTCGTCGCCCTCGCCGACCGTCGGGCCGGCATCGGCGGTGACGGCGTGATCCGGGCCGTCCGCACCCGGCGGGCGGGGATCGACGCCCCGTCGGACGCCCCCGAATGGTTCATGGACTACCGCAACGCCGACGGCTCCCTCGCCGAGATGTGCGGGAACGGGGTCCGGGTGCTCGCCGCCCACCTGCGGCGCGCCGGTCATGTCCGCGAGGACGGCTTCGCGATCTGGACCCGGGCCGGGGTGCGCACCGTCGAGATCCTCGAGCACCCCGCCCGCCAGGGGGCCTCCTGGTCGGTGCGGGTGGGGATGGGCGCGAGCGATCTCGTCCCCGCGGCGCGCACCGTCGAGATCGACGGGCATCGGCTCGAGGCGACCGACGTCGACATGGGCAACCCCCACGCCGTCGCCTTCCTGCCCGCGGACCTCGACCTGACGGATCTCGACCTGATGCGTCGGCCCCCGACCCTCGATCCGGCACCCGCCGGCGGCGCCAACATCGAGCTCGTGGCGGCGCGCGGCGACCGCCACGTCGCGATGCGGGTCCTCGAGCGCGGGGTGGGGGAGACCCGCTCCTGCGGGACGGGCGTGGCCGCCGTCGCCGTCGCCGCGGCCCATCGCGCCGGCGACGAGACCGGGGAGCCCTGGACGGTCGACGTCCCGGGAGGACGGCTCCAGGTCGGCTGGAGCGCCGCGGGCGACGTCACCCTCACCGGCCCGGCCGTGCTCGTGGCCGACGGGGTCATGCGCGGCTGA